Proteins co-encoded in one Kribbella qitaiheensis genomic window:
- a CDS encoding ABC transporter substrate-binding protein, with protein MSEALNRRGFLSLAGGLAVAAVSGCGSGDSPAAPKSGGRLRAVFAGGGAKEVLDPHVQSLFVDIARHKAIYEKLVELGPDLKPVPRLAAKWEPDAQAATWRFTLRDATFHDGKPLTSKDVLYSLSRIADPTAPERVAQSSLAALDLRRCKAIDERTIELTLAAPNAEFPALLAGIGTQIVRDGFKDPTEPIGTGAFRFTSFEAGRSMVAARFDDYWDGAAKIEELQILSADAEARANAVQGGQAEYANEMTATFARTAEAGKTVKIVAAKGSTTQAFVMKVDQPPFDNPDVRLAFKLLADRQRLVDVVLAGRGVVGNDLFGKGFQYYPAELPQRERDVEQAKALLKKAGLIGKEVEIFTSDASAGFVEAATLFAEQVAEAGVKLKVTTGSAQTYAKDLLTKGAMGSHRSGAMPIPQYITDRLLTKSPFNVTHWRRPAFDAAFAAAQVQTDEAARAAKYGILQKALRDEGGILAWGHPDFLIAISSKVQGVQAVPPNTVDSGRFDKVWLA; from the coding sequence ATGTCCGAAGCTTTGAACAGACGAGGATTCCTAAGCCTGGCAGGCGGTTTGGCTGTTGCCGCGGTCAGTGGGTGTGGCTCGGGGGACAGCCCGGCGGCGCCGAAGTCCGGTGGGCGGCTGCGGGCGGTGTTCGCCGGGGGTGGCGCCAAAGAGGTCCTCGACCCGCATGTGCAGAGCTTGTTCGTCGACATCGCGCGGCACAAAGCCATCTACGAGAAGCTGGTCGAGCTCGGGCCGGACCTGAAGCCCGTACCGCGGCTCGCGGCGAAGTGGGAGCCGGACGCGCAGGCCGCGACCTGGCGGTTCACCTTGCGGGACGCCACCTTCCACGACGGCAAACCGCTGACGAGCAAGGACGTCCTCTACAGCCTGTCCCGGATCGCCGATCCGACCGCGCCCGAGCGGGTCGCTCAATCCTCGCTCGCCGCTCTCGACCTGCGCCGTTGCAAGGCGATCGACGAGCGGACCATCGAGCTGACCTTGGCCGCGCCGAACGCGGAATTCCCTGCCCTGCTGGCCGGAATCGGCACCCAGATCGTCCGGGACGGGTTCAAGGACCCGACCGAACCGATCGGGACCGGCGCCTTCCGGTTCACCTCGTTCGAGGCCGGTCGCTCGATGGTCGCGGCCCGGTTCGACGACTACTGGGACGGCGCCGCGAAGATCGAGGAGCTGCAGATCCTCTCCGCCGACGCCGAGGCCCGGGCGAACGCCGTACAGGGTGGTCAGGCGGAGTACGCGAACGAGATGACCGCGACTTTCGCCCGGACGGCCGAGGCCGGCAAGACGGTGAAGATCGTCGCTGCGAAGGGATCGACCACGCAGGCGTTCGTGATGAAGGTCGACCAGCCGCCGTTCGACAACCCCGATGTCCGGCTGGCCTTCAAGCTGCTCGCGGATCGGCAGCGGCTGGTGGACGTGGTGCTCGCCGGCCGCGGCGTCGTCGGCAATGACCTGTTCGGCAAGGGATTCCAGTACTACCCGGCCGAGCTGCCGCAGCGCGAGCGGGATGTCGAGCAGGCCAAGGCGTTGCTGAAGAAGGCGGGCCTGATCGGCAAGGAGGTGGAGATCTTCACCTCCGATGCGTCGGCCGGGTTCGTCGAAGCGGCCACGTTGTTCGCCGAGCAGGTCGCCGAGGCCGGCGTGAAGCTCAAGGTGACGACCGGAAGCGCCCAGACCTACGCGAAAGACCTGCTCACCAAGGGCGCGATGGGGAGTCATCGGTCCGGCGCGATGCCGATCCCGCAATACATCACCGATCGGTTGCTGACGAAGTCGCCGTTCAATGTGACGCATTGGCGCCGGCCGGCTTTCGATGCCGCCTTCGCCGCGGCACAGGTGCAGACCGACGAGGCCGCCCGCGCCGCGAAGTACGGCATACTGCAGAAGGCGTTGCGGGACGAGGGTGGGATTCTTGCCTGGGGGCATCCGGACTTCCTGATCGCGATCTCGTCGAAGGTGCAGGGCGTCCAGGCGGTGCCGCCGAACACTGTCGACTCGGGTCGGTTCGACAAGGTGTGGCTGGCCTGA
- a CDS encoding ABC transporter permease, whose product MRSYAAQRAALAVVQLAVLSVLVFVLTALLPGDAADMRFTETLTPDQVARLRSQLGLDQPAVERFVHWFGNVLTGDLGSSLISGGPVLDIVKASVGATLVLTLATLAVVVPAAVALGLLMGTRENGRVDRVITSITLALSAIPDFVIAVVLVTLFSLKLGWLPATWVGGDVLASPVLLVLPVAVLLGRTVCLLSRQVRAGTINALNADYVVQARRLGVPRRQLLLRHVLPNAAVPGVQELARTGDTLLGGVLVVEAIFAIPGFATALVNGVETRDVPVVQGLTLVLAVAALLINLAADLVCNRLVPRTELLR is encoded by the coding sequence ATGCGGTCGTACGCCGCCCAGCGGGCCGCCTTGGCGGTAGTCCAGCTGGCTGTCCTGTCCGTTCTGGTCTTCGTGCTGACCGCGTTGCTGCCGGGCGATGCCGCCGACATGCGGTTCACCGAGACGCTCACACCTGACCAGGTTGCGCGCTTGCGATCGCAACTCGGGCTCGATCAGCCCGCGGTCGAACGGTTCGTGCACTGGTTCGGGAACGTGCTGACGGGCGATCTAGGGTCATCGCTGATCAGTGGCGGACCGGTGCTCGACATCGTGAAGGCATCGGTCGGCGCGACGCTGGTGCTGACGCTGGCAACGTTGGCCGTGGTGGTTCCGGCTGCGGTCGCGCTCGGGTTGCTGATGGGGACCCGGGAGAACGGTCGCGTCGATCGGGTCATCACGTCGATCACGCTGGCGTTGAGCGCGATCCCGGACTTCGTGATCGCGGTCGTCCTGGTCACCTTGTTCTCGCTGAAGCTCGGTTGGCTTCCGGCGACCTGGGTCGGCGGTGACGTGCTCGCCAGTCCTGTGTTGCTCGTGCTGCCGGTCGCCGTCCTGCTCGGTCGGACGGTGTGTCTGCTGTCGCGCCAGGTCCGGGCCGGCACGATCAACGCGCTCAATGCCGACTACGTCGTACAGGCTCGGCGGCTCGGCGTACCGCGTCGGCAGTTGCTGTTGCGGCATGTGCTGCCGAACGCGGCTGTGCCTGGTGTGCAGGAGTTGGCGCGGACCGGGGACACCTTGCTGGGTGGGGTTCTGGTGGTCGAGGCGATCTTCGCGATCCCCGGCTTCGCGACGGCGTTGGTGAACGGCGTGGAGACGCGGGACGTGCCGGTGGTGCAAGGGCTGACGCTGGTACTGGCGGTCGCCGCGTTGCTGATCAACCTCGCCGCCGACCTGGTCTGCAACCGCCTCGTCCCCCGGACGGAGCTGCTGCGATGA
- a CDS encoding Rossmann-like domain-containing protein, producing MTSVALLAESVLAGERGPAPSELSVISAFWLHHTTRLPGADVTYRNYYVLLRVGEVFGACSFEAGELDPAYCEETSGLSLDKLIADAPLPVRIAALDAYLASVEPHHTAVGAEEVVLPAGTPDVRARARDAAVAGLLDVRAGSKVALIGVVNPLVDAITERGGVCLPCDFNLVQTASGLPVSRDMTEVIDAADAVVATGMTLSNGSFDLLIDRCREQEKPLAVYAQTGSAVVRAFLGSGVTALSAEPFPFSQFSSRPSSLYRYRSMIGDVRT from the coding sequence ATGACCTCTGTTGCTCTACTTGCTGAATCGGTGCTTGCGGGGGAGCGCGGTCCGGCGCCGTCCGAGTTGTCCGTGATCAGCGCCTTCTGGCTGCATCACACGACCCGGCTGCCGGGTGCGGATGTCACCTACCGGAACTACTACGTGCTGCTCCGCGTCGGTGAGGTGTTCGGCGCGTGCTCCTTCGAAGCGGGTGAGCTGGACCCGGCGTACTGCGAGGAGACGTCCGGACTCTCGCTGGACAAGCTGATCGCGGACGCGCCACTGCCGGTCCGTATCGCCGCCCTCGATGCGTACCTCGCATCGGTCGAGCCTCACCACACCGCAGTCGGTGCGGAAGAAGTCGTCCTGCCAGCCGGTACGCCGGACGTTCGCGCGCGGGCCCGGGATGCCGCGGTCGCGGGACTCCTGGATGTCCGGGCCGGTTCCAAGGTCGCGTTGATCGGCGTGGTGAACCCGCTGGTGGACGCCATCACCGAACGCGGCGGAGTCTGTCTGCCGTGTGATTTCAACCTCGTCCAGACAGCTTCCGGATTGCCGGTTTCTCGCGACATGACGGAGGTCATCGATGCCGCCGACGCCGTCGTGGCCACCGGAATGACCTTGAGCAACGGGAGTTTCGACCTACTCATTGATCGTTGCCGTGAGCAAGAGAAGCCGTTGGCGGTCTATGCTCAGACGGGCAGTGCGGTGGTGCGCGCGTTCCTCGGCTCCGGGGTGACCGCACTGTCCGCGGAGCCCTTTCCCTTTTCCCAGTTCAGCTCCCGCCCGTCGAGCTTGTACCGCTATCGCAGCATGATCGGAGACGTCCGGACGTGA
- a CDS encoding copper resistance D family protein, whose translation MRRFLGVGMVAAGIVVLVVALLVAGGTPKPLPAGLSGASMPVSWALPVLRLAADLAAVACVGGLLAAVVFLPAEGGKLVGQGLRAVQDAAVVAGVWAVASLGGLVATASVILGVPLSHLAEHAELAGGLNQVRALAVTTVLMAILAVVLSGCRTVATARVCLVLAAAALLGPLLNGHGAIERTAFWSVLATASLVVHVFAATVWIGGLGALLRYARDRVAVERFSALALICAVSVGVTGLLTGEIHLGGREDGWGLITQWVTSGYGALVFAKAVAFAVLVCIGWWHRKATLPSLASSPTAFWRLAAGELVLMGATVGLAVALSRTP comes from the coding sequence ATGAGGAGATTCCTCGGCGTCGGGATGGTTGCCGCAGGCATCGTAGTACTGGTGGTCGCCCTGCTGGTCGCGGGAGGCACACCGAAACCGTTGCCTGCGGGCCTTTCCGGCGCGAGCATGCCGGTGTCCTGGGCGCTTCCCGTACTGCGGCTCGCGGCCGACCTCGCCGCGGTCGCCTGCGTCGGTGGCTTGTTAGCGGCCGTGGTTTTCCTTCCCGCTGAGGGTGGAAAGCTTGTAGGGCAAGGGCTTCGGGCGGTTCAGGATGCGGCCGTCGTCGCCGGAGTGTGGGCAGTGGCGAGCCTCGGCGGATTGGTCGCGACGGCGTCGGTGATTCTCGGCGTACCGCTCTCGCATCTGGCCGAACACGCGGAGCTGGCCGGTGGCCTCAACCAGGTCAGGGCGTTGGCGGTCACCACCGTGCTGATGGCGATTCTGGCAGTGGTGCTCAGCGGTTGTCGCACAGTCGCCACTGCTCGGGTCTGCTTGGTGCTGGCGGCGGCCGCGCTGCTCGGGCCGTTGCTCAACGGGCATGGGGCGATCGAGCGAACCGCGTTTTGGTCCGTACTCGCGACTGCCTCACTCGTCGTCCATGTGTTCGCGGCGACAGTGTGGATCGGTGGGCTTGGCGCTCTCCTGCGGTACGCCCGGGATCGGGTGGCGGTCGAGCGGTTCAGCGCGTTGGCATTGATCTGCGCCGTCTCGGTCGGTGTCACCGGGCTGCTGACGGGCGAGATCCACCTCGGGGGGCGGGAGGACGGCTGGGGGCTGATCACGCAATGGGTGACGAGTGGGTACGGAGCGCTCGTCTTCGCGAAGGCGGTCGCCTTCGCAGTACTCGTTTGTATCGGCTGGTGGCATCGGAAGGCGACACTCCCGTCACTCGCATCCTCGCCCACGGCCTTCTGGCGCTTGGCCGCGGGGGAGCTGGTCCTGATGGGGGCGACCGTCGGGCTCGCCGTTGCCCTCTCGCGCACTCCCTAA
- a CDS encoding ABC transporter permease, which produces MTSDEPRPAADDPVVGRRTPDEAGVGRRTPDGAGVGRRTSDGAGVRRRTSDGAGVGRRTSDGAGVRRPWRSVGARTPLVVSAALVLVPLLVAIFGPLVSLDARRGLPYEGGARLGTDGLGRDVLQLLLVGGRTALGMAVGAVAIAYLIGGLIGLVAASTRHRWVDEVLIRPLDVLLPLPSLLVISVVAVGWRASPLAITLAVAMVNVPTVARLVRAAALDAASGPVVEALRMQRESWVGIQLGYVGRSVLGPVAADVGTRITLAVFLVASVNFLGLGLSPTAPDWAVSVSRNREGVLLQPWAVIAPALMLVAFTLGFNLLADRLVHRSRRLARAEVNG; this is translated from the coding sequence ATGACCTCCGACGAGCCGCGGCCTGCTGCCGACGACCCGGTCGTGGGACGGCGCACGCCCGATGAGGCGGGGGTGGGACGGCGTACGCCCGATGGGGCGGGGGTGGGACGGCGTACGTCCGATGGGGCGGGGGTGCGGCGGCGTACGTCCGATGGGGCGGGGGTGGGACGGCGCACGTCCGATGGGGCGGGGGTGCGGCGGCCGTGGCGTTCGGTTGGAGCCCGTACGCCGTTGGTCGTGTCCGCTGCGCTGGTGCTGGTTCCGTTGCTGGTGGCGATCTTCGGGCCGTTGGTGTCGCTGGATGCGAGGCGGGGGCTGCCGTACGAAGGTGGTGCACGGCTGGGGACGGACGGGCTCGGGCGGGACGTACTTCAGTTGCTGCTTGTCGGCGGTCGGACGGCGCTGGGGATGGCGGTTGGTGCGGTGGCGATCGCCTATCTGATCGGCGGGCTGATCGGGCTGGTCGCTGCGTCCACGAGGCATAGGTGGGTCGACGAGGTGCTGATTCGCCCGCTGGATGTGTTGTTGCCGTTGCCGTCCTTGCTCGTGATCAGTGTGGTGGCCGTCGGGTGGCGGGCTTCGCCCTTGGCGATCACCTTGGCTGTTGCCATGGTCAACGTTCCGACGGTGGCTCGGTTGGTGCGAGCCGCCGCGTTGGATGCTGCGAGTGGGCCGGTGGTCGAGGCGTTGCGGATGCAGCGGGAGAGCTGGGTGGGGATCCAGCTCGGGTACGTCGGCCGGTCGGTGCTCGGTCCGGTGGCGGCGGATGTCGGGACGCGGATCACCTTGGCGGTGTTCCTTGTTGCCTCGGTCAACTTTCTGGGATTGGGGCTGAGCCCGACCGCACCCGACTGGGCGGTCAGTGTTTCGCGCAACAGGGAAGGCGTACTGCTGCAGCCGTGGGCGGTGATAGCGCCGGCCCTGATGCTGGTGGCGTTCACGCTCGGCTTCAACCTGCTCGCCGACCGCCTCGTCCACCGCTCGCGACGCCTGGCGAGAGCTGAGGTGAACGGATGA
- a CDS encoding ABC transporter ATP-binding protein, with translation MKPVVEVSGLSAVAGSAILVDGVDFQVWPGQVTALVGASGSGKTTSALALLGEHGAGVRLAGRVTVDGEDLLLAPKVQSASGRAGSGEGAGSGSGSGEGSGSGEGAESGEGRGSGSGSGSGTGTRSGERGASGLGRGLASWGGGVDLVVASRIRGRVVAYMPQHPGSALNPARRIGAGLRELGRLHHPGEGVVAEAVRAAQLAGDRGTLRRFPHQFSGGQRQRIALAQAMVCRPKVLVLDEPSTGLDSITRLQLVTELRELAEQGLGVLLLSHDLDLVRALAQYVVVLDAGRVLDAGGTDVLPAATQIRARPGTTEGAAPLLQAMNLSASVRTRGRDPILQEVDLAVPAGGCVGVVGRSGSGKTTLARCLAGLHERQTGRITLSGQELPVLRKRSAEQTRRVQYVWQEVRGSFDERRRVDDQVARTAVRLRGISEVEAKAEAIATLARLGVSATVAARPPSRLSGGELQRAAIARALLARPDVLVCDEITTALDEHGTGLVVELLTELKDAGTALVWISHDLGLVAAVSDHVLVLDDGRVIEQGPPKAVMAEPVHDVTQRLVRAARIGRSEPGPDPRPQRPATPQDASPKTAAPKTAGAETAVPKTAVPETAVLEETEALEPPPALSCADTRSEPQR, from the coding sequence ATGAAGCCGGTGGTCGAGGTGAGTGGGCTGTCGGCGGTAGCGGGTTCCGCGATTCTCGTCGACGGGGTCGACTTCCAGGTCTGGCCCGGGCAGGTGACGGCCCTGGTCGGCGCCTCAGGCTCAGGCAAGACCACCTCCGCCCTCGCACTGCTGGGCGAGCACGGCGCCGGCGTGCGCCTCGCGGGCCGGGTAACGGTCGATGGCGAGGATCTCCTGCTGGCGCCCAAGGTGCAGAGCGCGAGTGGCAGGGCGGGGTCGGGCGAGGGAGCGGGGTCGGGGTCGGGCTCGGGCGAGGGATCGGGCTCGGGCGAGGGAGCGGAGTCGGGCGAGGGGAGGGGGTCGGGCTCGGGCTCGGGCTCCGGGACGGGGACGCGGTCGGGCGAGAGGGGTGCCTCTGGTCTGGGGAGGGGCCTCGCCTCCTGGGGAGGCGGGGTGGATCTGGTTGTTGCCTCGAGGATTCGGGGGCGGGTGGTGGCGTATATGCCTCAGCATCCGGGGAGTGCGTTGAATCCGGCGCGGCGGATCGGGGCTGGGCTTCGGGAGTTGGGGAGATTGCATCATCCGGGGGAGGGGGTGGTTGCGGAGGCTGTGCGGGCGGCGCAGTTGGCGGGGGATCGGGGGACGTTGCGGAGGTTTCCGCATCAGTTCTCCGGGGGGCAGCGGCAGCGGATCGCGTTGGCGCAGGCGATGGTCTGCCGTCCGAAGGTGCTGGTGCTCGATGAGCCGAGTACGGGGCTGGATTCGATCACCCGGTTGCAATTGGTGACTGAGCTCCGGGAGCTGGCTGAGCAAGGGCTGGGGGTTTTGCTGCTGAGTCACGATCTCGACCTGGTGCGTGCGCTGGCGCAGTACGTCGTGGTGCTGGACGCGGGGCGGGTGCTCGACGCCGGTGGGACGGATGTTCTTCCAGCTGCAACACAAATCCGGGCCCGGCCGGGAACCACCGAGGGTGCGGCACCGTTGCTCCAGGCAATGAACCTGTCCGCCTCGGTCCGTACTCGCGGGCGCGACCCAATCCTGCAGGAGGTCGATCTCGCCGTGCCGGCCGGTGGCTGCGTGGGTGTGGTCGGCCGTTCCGGTAGTGGCAAGACGACGCTGGCCCGCTGCCTGGCCGGCCTGCACGAACGCCAGACCGGCCGGATCACCCTGTCTGGTCAGGAACTTCCCGTACTGCGGAAGCGGTCCGCCGAGCAGACCAGGCGGGTCCAGTACGTGTGGCAGGAGGTCCGCGGCTCCTTCGACGAACGCCGTCGGGTCGACGACCAGGTAGCCCGTACTGCGGTGCGCCTACGTGGCATCAGCGAAGTGGAAGCGAAAGCCGAAGCGATCGCGACACTCGCCCGGCTGGGTGTCTCTGCCACGGTGGCGGCCAGACCTCCGAGCAGGTTGTCGGGTGGGGAGCTCCAACGAGCGGCGATCGCACGAGCATTGCTCGCTCGTCCCGACGTACTGGTCTGCGACGAGATCACCACCGCGCTCGACGAGCACGGCACCGGTCTCGTTGTCGAGTTGCTCACCGAGCTGAAGGACGCCGGGACGGCGCTGGTCTGGATCAGTCACGACCTCGGACTGGTCGCCGCGGTCTCCGATCACGTGCTGGTGCTGGACGACGGCCGGGTGATCGAGCAGGGGCCGCCGAAGGCGGTGATGGCGGAGCCGGTTCACGACGTGACCCAGCGGCTGGTGAGGGCCGCTCGCATCGGCCGAAGCGAACCCGGCCCGGATCCCCGGCCGCAGAGGCCGGCCACGCCGCAAGACGCATCACCGAAGACCGCGGCACCGAAGACCGCGGGGGCCGAGACCGCAGTACCGAAGACCGCAGTACCCGAGACCGCGGTACTGGAAGAAACCGAAGCACTCGAGCCTCCGCCCGCGCTGAGTTGTGCCGACACGAGGAGCGAACCGCAGCGATGA
- a CDS encoding MarR family winged helix-turn-helix transcriptional regulator, which translates to MAGTRWLDAREAHLWQSYRDSNRELSSALETRLIKNSGLSGADYALLHPLSTSPQGVLRTRDLGRSIGWERSRLSHQVSRMEKRGLVVREECASDARGSMIRLTDAGRAAVEAAAPDHADAVRTYLLDKLTREEQDVLTTLLDRVLAGLPYRDLCRVDPADSTDCDAPCPEGTAGETTAATPATAIR; encoded by the coding sequence ATGGCGGGGACACGGTGGCTTGATGCGCGCGAGGCGCATCTCTGGCAGTCGTACCGTGACAGCAACCGCGAGTTGTCCAGCGCACTGGAGACACGGCTGATCAAGAACTCGGGGCTGTCAGGGGCGGACTACGCCTTGCTTCACCCGTTGTCGACGTCCCCGCAAGGAGTACTGCGGACCCGCGATCTCGGCCGCTCGATCGGTTGGGAGCGGAGCCGGTTGTCGCACCAGGTCAGCCGGATGGAGAAGCGCGGACTGGTGGTCCGCGAGGAGTGCGCCTCCGACGCTCGCGGCTCGATGATCCGGCTGACGGACGCCGGCCGGGCGGCGGTCGAAGCAGCCGCGCCCGATCACGCCGACGCCGTCCGCACCTACCTGCTGGACAAGCTCACCCGCGAGGAGCAGGACGTCCTCACCACCCTGCTCGACCGCGTCCTCGCAGGTCTGCCGTACCGCGACCTGTGCCGCGTCGACCCAGCAGACTCCACAGACTGCGACGCTCCCTGCCCCGAAGGGACCGCTGGAGAGACCACCGCAGCCACGCCGGCTACCGCCATCCGCTAG
- a CDS encoding copper resistance CopC family protein: MRRLIAVLVASLFALVVSAGAAAAHSKLESMTPADGSTMAAPPTKVVLTFNEPVGRTGAEVQVKSPTGNNVSSGDIQVIDNQVTQPVGAMIEAGKYTVDARIVSADGHPVTVTGSFTVTHAGHAPGSVVPTSQPAAKDNSNVVVIVAMVLVMLVVVALAIVIVRRRPAS, encoded by the coding sequence GTGCGTCGACTGATCGCAGTACTGGTGGCGTCGCTGTTCGCCCTGGTGGTGTCCGCCGGGGCGGCGGCGGCGCACTCCAAGCTGGAGTCCATGACGCCCGCCGACGGCTCGACGATGGCCGCGCCGCCGACGAAGGTCGTCCTGACGTTCAACGAGCCGGTCGGCAGGACCGGCGCCGAGGTCCAGGTGAAGTCGCCGACCGGGAACAACGTGTCCTCGGGTGACATCCAGGTGATCGACAACCAGGTGACCCAGCCGGTCGGGGCGATGATCGAGGCCGGGAAGTACACCGTCGATGCGCGGATCGTCTCCGCCGACGGGCACCCGGTCACGGTCACCGGTAGCTTCACCGTGACGCACGCCGGCCACGCTCCGGGCAGCGTGGTGCCCACGAGTCAACCCGCAGCCAAGGACAACTCGAACGTGGTGGTCATCGTCGCGATGGTGCTGGTGATGCTCGTGGTCGTCGCGCTGGCGATCGTGATCGTCCGTCGCCGTCCCGCTTCGTGA
- a CDS encoding pyridoxal-phosphate dependent enzyme, with product MKPSRLHDHLAEAIKDPDPIRVGDDLICLRFETMKVYSALGAVRHLLDSGAVKPGDTLIDSSSGIYAHALALACHRYGMKCHIVGSTTVDRPLKIQLEILGATIEQVPSSNNLQLDQNLRVRRIGEILRDNPTYHWMRQYHDEIHYLGYSAVADLVDDLVPTGPLCLVGGVGTGASTGAIAAFLRDRGRDVNLVGVQPFGSITFGAGHTQDPEMIIAGIGSSIEFQNVRHDLYDRLHWVSFEYAMSAAVDLLRTSGVFAGLSAGAAYLSALWEHNCDSSRKHVFLAADTGTRYVESAFARHAEARPMNAMRPREIESLDDLAVPWSAMSWDRRESSQLRRREFPSATPSH from the coding sequence ATGAAGCCGTCCCGATTGCACGATCATCTGGCGGAGGCGATCAAGGATCCCGACCCGATCCGGGTCGGTGACGACCTGATCTGCCTGCGGTTCGAGACGATGAAGGTGTACTCCGCGCTCGGCGCGGTCCGGCATCTGCTCGACAGCGGCGCGGTGAAGCCGGGTGACACCCTGATCGATTCCTCCAGCGGGATCTACGCGCACGCGCTCGCGCTGGCCTGCCACCGGTACGGGATGAAGTGCCACATCGTCGGCTCGACCACCGTCGACCGGCCTCTGAAGATCCAGCTCGAGATCCTCGGCGCGACGATCGAGCAGGTGCCGTCGTCGAACAACCTGCAGCTGGACCAGAACCTCCGGGTCCGCCGGATCGGCGAGATCCTGCGCGACAACCCGACGTACCACTGGATGCGGCAGTACCACGACGAAATCCACTACCTCGGCTACAGCGCGGTCGCGGATCTCGTCGACGACCTGGTGCCGACCGGGCCACTGTGCCTGGTCGGTGGCGTGGGGACGGGGGCGTCGACCGGGGCGATCGCGGCCTTCTTGCGGGATCGCGGCCGGGATGTGAACCTGGTCGGCGTCCAGCCGTTCGGCAGCATCACGTTCGGGGCCGGGCACACCCAGGATCCGGAGATGATCATCGCCGGCATCGGCAGCTCGATCGAGTTCCAGAACGTGCGGCACGACCTGTACGACCGGCTGCACTGGGTCTCGTTCGAGTACGCGATGTCGGCCGCGGTCGATCTGCTCCGTACGTCCGGAGTCTTCGCCGGGCTGTCCGCGGGAGCGGCCTATCTGTCGGCGTTGTGGGAGCACAACTGCGACAGCAGCCGGAAGCACGTCTTCCTCGCTGCTGACACAGGCACCCGGTACGTCGAGTCGGCTTTTGCCCGGCATGCCGAGGCCCGGCCGATGAACGCGATGCGACCGCGCGAGATCGAGTCGCTGGACGACCTCGCCGTACCGTGGTCGGCGATGTCCTGGGACCGGCGCGAGTCGTCCCAGCTGCGGCGCCGCGAGTTCCCATCTGCGACCCCGTCGCATTAG